A genome region from Pangasianodon hypophthalmus isolate fPanHyp1 chromosome 11, fPanHyp1.pri, whole genome shotgun sequence includes the following:
- the gjd6 gene encoding gap junction protein delta 6 has translation MTEWTLLKRLLDAVHQHSTLIGRIWLTVMAIFRLLVVAVAAEDVYADERTMFVCDTLQPGCSNVCYDAFAPISQPRFWVFHIVAVSTPSLFFILYTWHNLSKMAPGQNTDECVRNCNSESCSMTSHHHPRDKVADVLEKNMCVSLPRSTLVQKHASLTRGSSGVLSKAYVLHVCFRAALELAFLSLQWLLFGFYVPARFMCAVPPCPQRVDCYVSRPTEKSIFLIFMFCVGVFCILLNFLELNHLGWKKIRRSMQVKEGWRSSIYGAINENGRSGTSSTTSLPTLELLVENQPEWTCAGNECCPPLKHEKEKSEKSLQKERHNATQVLRGKTQSHKGRVSKRSAEVWI, from the coding sequence ATGACAGAGTGGACACTGCTGAAGCGGCTCCTTGATGCCGTGCATCAGCATTCGACCCTGATAGGCCGGATCTGGCTGACGGTGATGGCAATTTTTCGGTTGCTGGTGGTTGCCGTGGCGGCTGAAGACGTGTACGCTGATGAACGtaccatgtttgtgtgtgatacACTGCAGCCAGGCTGCTCTAATGTGTGCTACGATGCCTTTGCGCCCATCTCTCAGCCACGTTTCTGGGTCTTCCATATTGTCGCCGTGTCCACGCCGTcacttttcttcattctctACACCTGGCACAACCTTTCCAAGATGGCACCTGGGCAAAACACGGACGAGTGTGTGCGGAACTGTAATTCTGAAAGCTGCTCCATGACGTCTCATCATCACCCGAGAGACAAGGTGGCTGATGTTCTGGAGAAAAACATGTGCGTTTCACTACCTCGCAGCACTCtcgtccaaaaacatgcctctCTGACAAGAGGTTCCTCAGGAGTCCTGTCCAAAGCCTACGTGCTCCATGTGTGTTTCCGTGCTGCATTGGAGCTGGCATTCCTTTCCCTTCAGTGGCTGCTTTTCGGATTCTACGTCCCGGCTCGTTTCATGTGTGCCGTCCCTCCTTGTCCTCAGCGCGTGGACTGCTACGTCTCACGTCCCACGGAGAAGAGCATCTTCCTCATTTTCATGTTCTGCGTGGGTGTCTTCTGCATCTTGCTAAACTTCCTGGAGCTCAATCACCTCGGCTGGAAGAAGATCAGAAGGTCAATGCAAGTAAAGGAAGGATGGAGGAGCAGTATTTATGGAGCAATAAATGAGAACGGACGATCTGGGACGAGCAGTACAACGTCTCTGCCTACACTGGAGCTGCTGGTGGAGAATCAACCTGAGTGGACGTGTGCAGGAAATGAGTGCTGCCCACCATTAAAACACGAGAAAGAAAAGTCTGAAAAGTCActgcagaaagagagacacaatgCAACACAAGTGCTGAGAGGAAAAACACAATCACATAAAGGAAGAGTGTCCAAACGAAGTGCTGAAGTCTGGATATAA
- the lmnl3 gene encoding lamin L3 isoform X2, translating into MITSTPETSAGRPSRSGRRSAATAAAAAPGASPSSVSPTRLSRLQEKEDLRQLNDRLANYIERVRQLENEKSSMRLLLEEKEETSTRELKNVRLLYETELADARKTLDNTANERARLQIEYSQLCEDHRKLVARNNKKEAELANAVERWRNLEAALNSKEADYANLLATNRRLENEVADLRAQVDNLDAALQNAKAQVNSEMLRRVDAENQMQTLHEQMEFQKQLNEQEVREMRSRYESRLVEVDSGRQKEFESKLADAMQQLRQEHESQILQYKEDLERTFNAKLENAKQVALKNSDYATSTREELEGTRIKVESQSKQINSLQKQNRELEARVQDLERALDRERQLSQQRLSQKEQEMADMRQQMQAQLEEYQSLLDIKLMLDMEINAYRKMLEGEEQRLNLSPSPSQHAPISRTHVHATRKAWGKKRKHEGGTGLSPSYKVSQHSSARGCVSIDEVDLDGNFVRLKNNSDMDQPIGGWTVRRSQPGGPDIIFKIPSSYVLAAGQTLTIWSAGARVEQKPPTDLVLRSPKTWGAVSDVRVSLLNLYSEETAERCVVRLQGRADGDSEEDLDEESSVGSEIHLRRQAKRKKKKCCALS; encoded by the exons ATGATAACGTCAACTCCTGAGACTTCAGCCGGCCGCCCTTCGCGCTCCGGGAGACGGAGCGCCGCCACCGCCGCCGCCGCGGCCCCCGGAGCCTCTCCGTCCTCGGTGAGTCCGACGCGCCTGAGCCGCCTGCAGGAGAAGGAGGACCTGCGACAGCTCAATGACCGCCTCGCCAACTACATCGAGCGTGTGCGCCAGCTCGAGAATGAGAAATCTTCCATGCGGCTCCTTctggaggagaaagaggaaacCTCGACCCGGGAGCTGAAGAATGTGCGCCTGCTGTATGAAACGGAGCTGGCCGACGCTAGAAAAACTCTGGATAACACAGCCAATGAGAGAGCCAGGCTTCAGATAGAGTACAGCCAACTGTGTGAAGACCACCGCAAGCTAGTGGCCAG GAATAACAAGAAAGAGGCTGAGCTGGCCAACGCAGTGGAGCGCTGGAGGAATCTCGAAGCTGCCCTGAACTCCAAAGAGGCAGACTATGCTAATTTACTAGCAACTAACCGTAGACTGGAAAATGAAGTTGCAGACCTCAGAGCACAAGTGGATAAT CTGGATGCAGCCTTGCAGAACGCCAAAGCTCAGGTTAATTCAGAGATGCTTCGTCGAGTCGACGCAGAGAACCAGATGCAGACCCTCCACGAGCAGATGGAATTTCAGAAGCAGCTCAATGAACAG GAAGTGCGGGAGATGCGGAGTCGGTACGAGAGCCGTCTGGTGGAGGTGGATTCAGGAAGGCAGAAGGAGTTTGAGAGCAAGTTAGCAGATGCCATGCAGCAGCTACGACAAGAGCACGAATCCCAGATCCTGCAGTATAAAGAGGACCTGGAGCGCACCTTTAATGCTAAG TTGGAAAATGCCAAGCAGGTGGCCTTGAAGAACAGTGATTATGCCACCTCTACCAGAGAAGAGCTGGAAGGAACCAGAATAAAAGTGGAGTCCCAGTCCAAGCAGATAAACAGCCTGCAGAAACAG aaccgTGAGCTGGAGGCACGAGTGCAGGACTTGGAGCGAGCTCTGGACCGCGAGAGGCAGCTCAGCCAACAGCGGCTCTCCCAGAAGGAGCAGGAGATGGCTGACATGAGGCAGCAGATGCAGGCACAGCTGGAGGAGTACCAGAGTCTGCTGGACATCAAACTCATGCTGGACATGGAAATCAACGCCTACAGGAAGATGCTGGAGGGAGAGGAGCAACG ACTCAATCTTTCCCCGAGTCCCTCTCAGCACGCGCCCATCTCCCGCACACATGTCCACGCCACACGCAAAGCCTGGGGAAAGAAACGGAAACACGAGGGCGGGACAGGTCTCTCTCCGAGTTACAAAGTGTCCCAGCACTCTTCTGCTCGTGGCTGTGTGTCCATTGATGAGGTGGACCTCGACGGAAACTTCGTAAGGCTCAAGAACAACTCTGACATG GATCAGCCAATAGGAGGCTGGACAGTGAGAAGAAGTCAACCAGGAGGACCTGACATCATCTTTAAGATCCCTTCATCCTACGTTCTGGCTGCTGGACAAACGCTGACG ATCTGGTCTGCAGGTGCTCGAGTGGAGCAGAAACCTCCTACTGATCTGGTGCTGAGGAGCCCAAAGACGTGGGGAGCTGTGAGTGATGTCCGGGTGTCTCTTCTCAATCTGTACAGTGAA GAGACAGCAGAGCGCTGCGTGGTTCGTCTGCAGGGTCGAGCAGATGGAGATTCTGAAGAGGATCTGGACGAAGAGAGCAGCGTTGGGTCCGAGATTCACCTCCGCCGCCAG gccaaaagaaagaaaaagaaatgttgtGCTCTTTCCTGA
- the lmnl3 gene encoding lamin L3 isoform X1, translating into MITSTPETSAGRPSRSGRRSAATAAAAAPGASPSSVSPTRLSRLQEKEDLRQLNDRLANYIERVRQLENEKSSMRLLLEEKEETSTRELKNVRLLYETELADARKTLDNTANERARLQIEYSQLCEDHRKLVARNNKKEAELANAVERWRNLEAALNSKEADYANLLATNRRLENEVADLRAQVDNLDAALQNAKAQVNSEMLRRVDAENQMQTLHEQMEFQKQLNEQEVREMRSRYESRLVEVDSGRQKEFESKLADAMQQLRQEHESQILQYKEDLERTFNAKLENAKQVALKNSDYATSTREELEGTRIKVESQSKQINSLQKQNRELEARVQDLERALDRERQLSQQRLSQKEQEMADMRQQMQAQLEEYQSLLDIKLMLDMEINAYRKMLEGEEQRLNLSPSPSQHAPISRTHVHATRKAWGKKRKHEGGTGLSPSYKVSQHSSARGCVSIDEVDLDGNFVRLKNNSDMDQPIGGWTVRRSQPGGPDIIFKIPSSYVLAAGQTLTIWSAGARVEQKPPTDLVLRSPKTWGAVSDVRVSLLNLYSEETAERCVVRLQGRADGDSEEDLDEESSVGSEIHLRRQGYAPSQEASCAVM; encoded by the exons ATGATAACGTCAACTCCTGAGACTTCAGCCGGCCGCCCTTCGCGCTCCGGGAGACGGAGCGCCGCCACCGCCGCCGCCGCGGCCCCCGGAGCCTCTCCGTCCTCGGTGAGTCCGACGCGCCTGAGCCGCCTGCAGGAGAAGGAGGACCTGCGACAGCTCAATGACCGCCTCGCCAACTACATCGAGCGTGTGCGCCAGCTCGAGAATGAGAAATCTTCCATGCGGCTCCTTctggaggagaaagaggaaacCTCGACCCGGGAGCTGAAGAATGTGCGCCTGCTGTATGAAACGGAGCTGGCCGACGCTAGAAAAACTCTGGATAACACAGCCAATGAGAGAGCCAGGCTTCAGATAGAGTACAGCCAACTGTGTGAAGACCACCGCAAGCTAGTGGCCAG GAATAACAAGAAAGAGGCTGAGCTGGCCAACGCAGTGGAGCGCTGGAGGAATCTCGAAGCTGCCCTGAACTCCAAAGAGGCAGACTATGCTAATTTACTAGCAACTAACCGTAGACTGGAAAATGAAGTTGCAGACCTCAGAGCACAAGTGGATAAT CTGGATGCAGCCTTGCAGAACGCCAAAGCTCAGGTTAATTCAGAGATGCTTCGTCGAGTCGACGCAGAGAACCAGATGCAGACCCTCCACGAGCAGATGGAATTTCAGAAGCAGCTCAATGAACAG GAAGTGCGGGAGATGCGGAGTCGGTACGAGAGCCGTCTGGTGGAGGTGGATTCAGGAAGGCAGAAGGAGTTTGAGAGCAAGTTAGCAGATGCCATGCAGCAGCTACGACAAGAGCACGAATCCCAGATCCTGCAGTATAAAGAGGACCTGGAGCGCACCTTTAATGCTAAG TTGGAAAATGCCAAGCAGGTGGCCTTGAAGAACAGTGATTATGCCACCTCTACCAGAGAAGAGCTGGAAGGAACCAGAATAAAAGTGGAGTCCCAGTCCAAGCAGATAAACAGCCTGCAGAAACAG aaccgTGAGCTGGAGGCACGAGTGCAGGACTTGGAGCGAGCTCTGGACCGCGAGAGGCAGCTCAGCCAACAGCGGCTCTCCCAGAAGGAGCAGGAGATGGCTGACATGAGGCAGCAGATGCAGGCACAGCTGGAGGAGTACCAGAGTCTGCTGGACATCAAACTCATGCTGGACATGGAAATCAACGCCTACAGGAAGATGCTGGAGGGAGAGGAGCAACG ACTCAATCTTTCCCCGAGTCCCTCTCAGCACGCGCCCATCTCCCGCACACATGTCCACGCCACACGCAAAGCCTGGGGAAAGAAACGGAAACACGAGGGCGGGACAGGTCTCTCTCCGAGTTACAAAGTGTCCCAGCACTCTTCTGCTCGTGGCTGTGTGTCCATTGATGAGGTGGACCTCGACGGAAACTTCGTAAGGCTCAAGAACAACTCTGACATG GATCAGCCAATAGGAGGCTGGACAGTGAGAAGAAGTCAACCAGGAGGACCTGACATCATCTTTAAGATCCCTTCATCCTACGTTCTGGCTGCTGGACAAACGCTGACG ATCTGGTCTGCAGGTGCTCGAGTGGAGCAGAAACCTCCTACTGATCTGGTGCTGAGGAGCCCAAAGACGTGGGGAGCTGTGAGTGATGTCCGGGTGTCTCTTCTCAATCTGTACAGTGAA GAGACAGCAGAGCGCTGCGTGGTTCGTCTGCAGGGTCGAGCAGATGGAGATTCTGAAGAGGATCTGGACGAAGAGAGCAGCGTTGGGTCCGAGATTCACCTCCGCCGCCAG GGTTATGCGCCAAGTCAGGAGGCCAGCTGTGCAGTAATGTAA